The genomic window GCGTCACGCGCGCGGGTGACGCCACCAGCGGGAGCTTTCCCGCCCGCCTCATGCTCGAGGATCCGCTGGTGACGCGCGCGGGTGACCGGCTGGTGCTCCGGTCGTACTCGCCCGTCACGACCATCGGCGGTGGGTTGGTCGTTGATCCGTGGGCGGATGACGGGGCGCTCCGGCGGGCCAGGCGCGTTCTCCCCGCGACCCCGACTTCGGACCAACAGCGGGTCGTTCAGCTGATCGCCCGCCGTGGCCGGTCCGGGCTGGCTCTTGCCCAGCTCGAGGTCGTTGCGGGCCTCGGCGTGAGCCGGCTCACCGCGGTGCTGGGGCGCGCATCCGAGATTGGGTTGGTCGAGGTGGACGGGTGGTATGTCGCCGTCGCCGAAGTGGACGCCGCGGCGGAGCGTCTTCGCGAGGCGTTGGAGCGCTACCACGCCGCGCACCCGCTCGAGCCGGGCATGCCGGCGCAGGCATGGCGCGCTTCGCTGGTTGCTGGTCCGGCGCAGCTCGTGGAGCTGGCTGAACGGCGCCTGGTGGACCAGACCCGGCGCGTCGTGAAGGACGGCTCCACCGTGAGGCTGGCGGACTTCGAGCCGGGTCGTGGCGGCGGTGCACAGGCTGAGCAGGAGCGGGTGCTGGAGGTGCTCCGCGCCGCTGATGCGGAGCCGCCTACCATTGCGGAGTTGGCGGCCGGCCTGCCTGGCGTGGATGTGCCGGCCATCCTGAGACTTCTCGCCCGCTCGGGGGTAGTAGTGGCGGTCGGGAAGGACCGGTACTACGAGGCCGGCGCTATCAGCCGGGAGCAGGCCCGGCTGGTCGAAGCCCTGAAGGAGCTGGGGCCCTCAACGCCGGCGGGGATCAGGGATCGCCTGGGGCGGTCGCGAAAGTGGTTGATCCCGCTACTGGAATGGGCTGACAGGGAAGGGGTTACGGTGAGGGAAGGGGACCGCCGAGCCCTGAAAAAGGGCCCCTAGGCGTTGACTTATTCGTTGGGGCGTCGTAACATAGCCCGGTGTAAAGGAGTGTCCCGTTCACCCCTATTCGAGGAGTGAAGAACCAGCAACTTTTCCGTCCGAAACG from Gemmatimonadales bacterium includes these protein-coding regions:
- a CDS encoding SelB C-terminal domain-containing protein, with amino-acid sequence HLAILRFLGVTRGVVALTKCDLAPDADWRALVADELNDETVRHFGAAWPIVEVSATQATGLERLREVLARVAQEVAAHGSDDRFRLPVDRVFALAGAGTIVTGTVWSGCVAEGDRVLVLPAAVEARVRSIQVHEQPAPRAEPGRRAALALVGLSREQAARGSVVLSGEGWRAGRAMDVEITLLPGAVLKPRARVRVHHGTAEVMARVTRAGDATSGSFPARLMLEDPLVTRAGDRLVLRSYSPVTTIGGGLVVDPWADDGALRRARRVLPATPTSDQQRVVQLIARRGRSGLALAQLEVVAGLGVSRLTAVLGRASEIGLVEVDGWYVAVAEVDAAAERLREALERYHAAHPLEPGMPAQAWRASLVAGPAQLVELAERRLVDQTRRVVKDGSTVRLADFEPGRGGGAQAEQERVLEVLRAADAEPPTIAELAAGLPGVDVPAILRLLARSGVVVAVGKDRYYEAGAISREQARLVEALKELGPSTPAGIRDRLGRSRKWLIPLLEWADREGVTVREGDRRALKKGP